TTGCCCACATTCTGGAGTGAGCTCATTAGGGATCTACGTGATGAAGTATGGAGGCTTAAAGGTGCAACTGTTGCCAGAGAGGAAGATCAATTTCCAATGCTGACTCCAAGTGAAGATGATGGCACAAGGGAGGCCATGTTTCTGTCTCTGCAAACTCAACTCAGAGAGAAGAATGCAGAGATTGTAGGGATTAGGGCCAAATTTCACaatgtgttgtttcttttcactATATTTGTGCTTGGGTTAGTTGCAGGCAAGATATTAAGTTGGTTAGTTGGTTTAGTTGCAGCCAATCTAAATGCAATGTCCTGTCTGGTTTAGTTGCTCTAGTTTAAGCCAAGTTGTAATGGATCAGTGAAGTTATCTTCTGATGCAATGAGATTTAGTCAGTCTTGTTCCTCTTTTATTTTGTATGACATGAGTGGTTTGCTGCAACATTGTCATAATGTATCATCATCAACATATCCTTCTACATAATCAGCATATCCATACATAATAAGAAACTGGAGTTCAACTCATTATAGCCATACATAACCATTGTTCACAATACATAGAGGAGTTCAACTTCAAATGCATAGTTCATCCTTTTCTCACAAAAGGATGAATAGCATAACTACTACATACATACACAGCCATAGTTCACCATTAGTACAAGCATACAGTACACAACCTTAGTTCCTAGATGCTAGGTCATTACACAACCATCATTCCCAAAAGGTCAGCAATGCCACTAATCTCATTTTCATCTTCTTCACTTCTCCAAGATGGGCTGAATCCCCCTGAACTTCTCCTTCAACTTTTCATTCTGAAACTCTAACTGCCACTTCTCTTCAATATGCTTTTCATTTCCCTTAAGCAGATCAGCAACCTCAAGCTTCAACTCTAGCTTCTCTTGGGTGAGCTTCTCCTGACACTTTGTTAGCTCTGCATTCTTCAGCTCCAAATTCATACTAGCTTCAGTAAGCACTTGCTTCTCTTTCATTTTGTTCAGCTTCAAGTTCTGAATGACTGTTGCTTGAGCTCTTGTCAGGTTGAGCAGCAGCTCATACTTGAGAGTAAGTTTCTGGGTCTCTTCATCTTTCTTTGCCATCTCACTTGCCATCTGTGCCTTCATATCATCAATCAGTTCTTTTCTTACCTCCTGCTGATATGTAATGGCAAACTGCAGATGTCTGAAATCCACCACCTTATCTTCCTGGAAGTTCATCAGCTCATGCACATCTTGGACTAGCTTGTCATAGTTGGCATCCAGCTTGTTCTTCTC
This sequence is a window from Aegilops tauschii subsp. strangulata cultivar AL8/78 chromosome 7, Aet v6.0, whole genome shotgun sequence. Protein-coding genes within it:
- the LOC109736536 gene encoding uncharacterized protein, translating into MVLEDESSDDQSSLPYMHSSSTDGLNEVPFSIEDPDYKGLELDVMSPCEKHGMASERLVAFEGTDTGRQFLACAQPAGSNCGFVEWVDHQWPPTMQNALLKLWAMVEDAKTARVNDNLESSFTIHHLTEEKNKLDANYDKLVQDVHELMNFQEDKVVDFRHLQFAITYQQEVRKELIDDMKAQMASEMAKKDEETQKLTLKYELLLNLTRAQATVIQNLKLNKMKEKQVLTEASMNLELKNAELTKCQEKLTQEKLELKLEVADLLKGNEKHIEEKWQLEFQNEKLKEKFRGIQPILEK